The Gemmatimonas phototrophica region GCCGAGTTGGGGCCGTGCCCCACGATGAACAGCGCATCCGTGTTGGGCGTTTTTGAAAGCAGGAGCGCGCGATCAGTCAGGATGCGCGCCACCTCTGGCGATGCATCCAACGCCTTGGCCATGTGCAGGGGCACTTTGCTGGTAGGACGCTCGATACCGCTCATGTGCAAGTGGTGCGTCATCTGATCGTCGAGCTGAACGGAGTCGCCCGCCAGGTAGCGGATCTGGTCGTAGTGCCCGCTATGGCTGGAGACCAGCAGTGGCACGACCACAATGCGCGTGACTCCCTGCGCCTCCAAGCGCGCCACAGCGTCCTGGAAGCGGGCACGCGGTGCTTCCGGACCCATCAGGAAGCTGATTTCGACCGGACCGCCCGTTTGTGCACCGGCGACACTGTGGCGCACGGTGGCATTCCACAACGAGTCGCCACCGTGGGCAACGACAATGGTTCCAATGCTCTGCGCGGCCGCTGGCAGGGGCAGCAGCAGAGCGACAATGGCACAGGCGCGACGGACACTGCGCAGAGGAATCCGTGAAATCAGAGAAGTCATGATGGGGAACTCATGGATTGACCGTTTCTTGTTGAGAATGTCTCTCAACAGGCGAAAGTTGAGTATTATCATCAATCCCGACAAAGTCAATCGGATTAATCTGGAGCACGATCACGCCGTTCCACTTTGCTGCCGTGGTAAGGGGGAACCGTTGGGCGCACCATCCTTTTATCTTCAGTAAAGCGTTCGACACCAGGCCGTCCCCCTCATGCCTTCCGTGCACCTTTTTCGACCTTCCTGCCGTCGCCTGCGTCGGCCCCTGCCCCGTGCGGTACTCGCGGCAGCGCTGGCTCCGGTCTTCGGCGCTTGCGCCCATGGCTCGCTACAGCGCGATGTTTCCGCCGTTGACGACCTGCTGCGCGAGCGCGCCGGTGTTGTGGTTCCCAGTCGTTCCGAGTTCGGAGCCGCCATTGGCGCGGACACCGTGGCGAAGCTGCTGGCCGCGCCCCTCACCCCCGAAACGGCGGTGCGCATCGCCCTGATCTCCCACCCCGCCCTGCGGGCGACGTACGCCGAGCTTGGTCTCGCGCGCGCCGACGTGGTGCAGGCGGCGCTCGTTGCCAACCCGGTGGTAACACTGGAGCGATTTACCGCGGGGCGGTTTCAGGAGTTCGGCATCGCCCAATCGTTTATCGATCTGCTGTCACTGCCGATGCGACGTCGTGTCGCCGAGGCGCAGTTGACCGGTGCCAGATTACGTGTGGCCGATCAAGTATTCCAGCAGGTGGTCGAGGTGAGACACAGTTTGGTGGAGGCGGTTGCGGCAGCGCAGATCCGCGAGATCCGTGATCGGGCGCAGGCGGCGGCAGCAGCGTCGGCGACCGCCGCCACAGCCATCCACGCCGCCGGCAACCTCAAGGATCTCGATCTCGTCAACGAACGCGCGGCCGCGTCGGAGTTCCAGGCCGGCGCCATCGAGGCCCGCGGCGAAAGTCAGTCGAGCCGGGAGCGCCTCGTGCGCGCGCTCGGCGTTTCAACAACCGGGGCGGCCCTCGTACTGCCGGAGCGGCTCCCTGACCTTCCAGCGAACGATCCCACCGAAGATACGCTCGTGGCGCTGGCGGCTCGCAGCCGACTGGATCTCGCGGCGGCGCTTCAGGATGTGAATGCGGCCGGCAAGGCGTTGGGGCTCACGAATCGCTTCCGGTTGCTCCCCGATGGTACACTCTCCTTCGCCGGAGAGGGAGAAGACGGCGGTCCATTCGAGAGTGGCCCGGGCTTCTCAATTCCGCTGCCGTTCTTCGACCGTGGGCAGGCCCGAATGCTGCGCGCACAGAGCGCACTGCGCGCCGCCACCGCCAGGCACGAGGCGCTGACCTTGTCGATGCGTGCCGATGTGCGTGCGGCGCACGCGCTGCTGACGGCGGCGCGCGAGCGATTCGATGAGTATCGGTCACGCGTGGTACCGTTGCGGCGACGTGTCACCGAAGAGGCGCAATTGCAGTACAACGCCATGGCCGTGAGCGTTTTTGGTCTGCTGCAGGCCAGACAGGGGGAACTGAACGCCGGACAAGGGTATATCGAGGCGCTCAGTGACTATTGGAAGGCACGTATCCAGTTGGAGCGTGCCGTGGGGACCAGCCTGCCATGAGTGACATGTCAAAGATGGACCGTCGCCGATTGCTGACATCGAGCCTCGGGGCAGTCGCGGGTGGTGCCCTGTTCGGGCTACCCGCCACGGCCTCTGCGGCCACCCGCACGACCGTCTCCCATGATGACGGGACGATCTTCGCGCCCGGACGCCCAGGACGCGACTACACGCCGGTCATCACCCCCAACGGGTCTACCTTGCCGTTCAAGATCGTGGACGGCGTGAAGGTCTTTCACCTGATCGCGGCGCCGGTCGAGCACGAGTTCGCTCCCGGGCTCCAGGCGCAGTGCTGGGGCTTCAACGGCAGTACCCCCGGTCCCACCATCGAGGCCGTCGAGGGGGACCGCGTGCGCATCTACGTGACCAACGCGCTCCCGGCCGCGACCAGTGTACACTGGCACGGCATCATCCTGCCGTCTGGTATGGACGGTGTGTCAGGGCTCAGCCAGGCACCAATTCCGCCGCAGAGCACGTTCCGATACGAGTTCACGTTGCGCCAGCACGGTACGTACATGTATCACTCGCACCGTGACGAGATGACGCAGCAGGCACTCGGCATGATGGGGATGTTCATCATCCACCCTCGAGTCGCTCCCACGCGCCGCCCGGACCGGGATTTTGTGCTCCTGTCGGGCGAGTGGAAGGTCCTCCCGGGCGCCCGTCGTCCCGACCCGAACGAGATGCTCGAGTTCAACGTGCTGACGTTCAACGGCAAGGCGTATCCCGGAACGGCGCCGCTGATGGTTGAGCGCAATGAGTTCGTACGCATCCGTCTGGGCAATTTGAGCGCCATGAGCCACCACTCCATCCACATTCACGGTCACACGTGGACACTGGTGGCGACTGACGGAGGAGATATTCCGCAGTCCGCCCGCTGGCCGGAGGTAACCCAGCTGGTGCCGGTCGGCAGCACGCGCACCATGGAGTTCGTGGCTGACAATCCCGGTGACTGGTCGCTGCATTGCCACATGTCGCATCACACCATGACGCAGATGGGACACAACGGCATCAGCATGCTCGGCGCCGACGCGGAGATGATCGACAAGGCCGTGCAGCCGGTTATCCCGTCGTACATGACCATGGGACACGACGGCATGGGGGATATGGCCGAGATGGGGATGCCGGTGCCGAAGAACAGCACGCCCATGATGGGCGCCCCCGGTCCCCATGGCTATATCGATATGGGTGGCATGTTCACGGTGATGAAGGTGCGCGAACGTGTGCGTCCGGGCGACGAGACATCGTGGTGGCAGGCGCCGGAAGGGACGCAGGCGCGCGAAGCCACGCCGCAGGAACTGCAGCGCGACCGCATAACGCTGCCGGAGTTCAAGGCAAAGCCGGCGGGACACGCGCATCATCATCCACCCGGAGACGAGTCGTGAGCGCGCGCAAAGCTCCGCTCCCGAAGATGGGTGATGCGGTGCGACTTTCCGCTGAGGGAGTGGCGAAGGTGCTCGGTGATCTCGAGGCCAGGCTGCTCACCGTTGTCTGGCAGCTGGATATGCCGGCGACGGCGCGCACCGTGCACGAGATGATCATCGACGAGCACGAGGTCGCGCTGCTCACGGTGGTCACTGTGTTGAACAAGCTCGTGGAGAAGCGCATCCTCACGCGCCGGAAAATTGGCGGGTTGCTGCACTATGCCGCCGCCATTTCGGCCGCCGATTTCCATGATGTCGCATCCCGGCGAATGGTGGAAGGCGTCATCGACTTTGCACCCGAGCGACTCGCCGCGTGCTTTGTGGACGTGCTGGCGGAGCGCGACCCAGCGCAACTGGATCATCTCGCGGCCCTTGTCGAAGAGGCGCGCCGCCGTCGTGGTTGATCAACGACGGCCGTGGCTTCGGGCAGGTACCGTGGTGGGGGAGCGTCGGTATCAACGGCTCCTGATCATCGGTCTGGCGAGCATCCTCGTGCTGTCGCTCGTGCCGGTCATCGGCACGCACCTGCTCGGCGCGGCGGAACGACCGCTGTCGGGGAGCGATCACATCGGCGCCCTCTGTCTCATTGCGCTGCATGAGCTCCTGTCGCCGGCGCACCATCTGCTGCATGTGCTGGTGGCGGCAGGTTTCGTGTGGGCGATTGGGGAGACCGCGAAGAAGGCACTCCACACGCGGCGTGTCCTCGCGGGACTCCCGGTACGCCGCCTTGCGCACGCAGAAATCGCGCTCGCCACGCGGAGTGGGCTCGATGCGCATGAGGTGCTGGTGATCGCCGGACTCCCCATTCCGGCATTCACGGCTGGGCCGTGGCTGCGCCCCCGCGTCTATGTGGCCGAAGCGCTCATGGTGGGCGAGGATTCGCTGTCCACCGAAGAGGTGGTTGCCGTTCTCGCGCACGAAGCCGCGCACGTTCGCCGACGCGATCCGATGCGTTTCCTTGCGCTCCGCCTGATGGCTCGTGCGCTTTTCTGGGTCCCTGCCCTTCGCGCTATCGCGGAGGACATCGCCGATGAAGCGGAGATCATCGCGGACGACGCGGCGAGCGCGGTGACGGGCCCACTCACGGTGGCGAGCGCCCTAGTGAAACTCGGGGGGTGGAAGGTGCCGGAGTCGTCCCTCACGGTCGTCGCATTCCTCCGCCGTGACCTGCTCGACCGGCGTGTGCGGCGGCTCGTGGGCGAGGAATACCGCCCTCAGGGACGGCTGAGCGGGGCATCGGTGGTCGTGGCGGCCCTGGCGCTCACCGTGAGTACATTGTCCGGCGTGGTCGATGTGCACGATCTGCCCAACGCGCCGGGACATCCATCATCGCATCAGCATTGCGAGCACGATGGCATGTTCGCCGCGGGGCATTTGTTCTGTCGGTGGGGAGTGGCGGGGCCACTTGTCCCCGACGGTGTTGCCGATTGTCCACACGCACGCAGCTGACGCTTTACTGGGCATAAAACTAGGGATAGGTTCAGGGAGTCGTCGTCACTTCCTTCCTGCCAATTTCCACGCCATGTCCCTCCGTCGCGCATTCACGCGGTCACTGTTGCTTGTCGCCGCCCTCCCTGTCCTGGCGACAGCAACCGTCCTTCCGCACGCGAAATTGAAAAGTTCACTGCCCGCTGCTGGCAGCACGGTGAGCGCCCCCAAAGAACTTCGTCTCACGTTCTCGGAAAAGGTCGAGCTCAAAATTGCCAAGGTGACGTTGCTCCGCGGCACAGAAGAGATGGCCGCCTTGGGTGACGTGTCGGCCGACGCGCAGACCCCAGAGACGGTGCTGGTCCCGGTAACCAAGCCGTTAGTCGCGGGATCGTACACGGTGAAGTACCGTGTGGCCGGTCCAGACGGTCACCCGATGGGCGGCTCGTTTGTGTTCAGCGTGAAATAAGATGACGATGCGCCTTGCAACGCTCATGTTGGGAGCTGTGGCCTTCGGTTCGATGACGGTGTCATCCAGCGCTTCTGCACAATCGGCCAATCGTTCCATTCAGCAGGCCACCGCTGTTATTCGTGCGGTGTTTGCAGCGGCCGAACGCGCCGACCTGGCCGCGCTCGATACGTTGTACGCCGGTGACAGCCTCACGGTGTTTGAGAGTGCCGGTATCAATCGGGGGTGGAAGGACTACCGCGACCATCATCTCGGGCCTGAACTGAAAGAGATGACCGGTTTCAAGTACCGTCCCATCGACATCACCACGCGAGTGGAGGGAAACCTCGCCTGGGCCACGGTGAGTTATGCGCTGCAGGCCAAAGAAG contains the following coding sequences:
- a CDS encoding TolC family protein, whose translation is MHLFRPSCRRLRRPLPRAVLAAALAPVFGACAHGSLQRDVSAVDDLLRERAGVVVPSRSEFGAAIGADTVAKLLAAPLTPETAVRIALISHPALRATYAELGLARADVVQAALVANPVVTLERFTAGRFQEFGIAQSFIDLLSLPMRRRVAEAQLTGARLRVADQVFQQVVEVRHSLVEAVAAAQIREIRDRAQAAAAASATAATAIHAAGNLKDLDLVNERAAASEFQAGAIEARGESQSSRERLVRALGVSTTGAALVLPERLPDLPANDPTEDTLVALAARSRLDLAAALQDVNAAGKALGLTNRFRLLPDGTLSFAGEGEDGGPFESGPGFSIPLPFFDRGQARMLRAQSALRAATARHEALTLSMRADVRAAHALLTAARERFDEYRSRVVPLRRRVTEEAQLQYNAMAVSVFGLLQARQGELNAGQGYIEALSDYWKARIQLERAVGTSLP
- the copC gene encoding copper homeostasis periplasmic binding protein CopC, which translates into the protein MSLRRAFTRSLLLVAALPVLATATVLPHAKLKSSLPAAGSTVSAPKELRLTFSEKVELKIAKVTLLRGTEEMAALGDVSADAQTPETVLVPVTKPLVAGSYTVKYRVAGPDGHPMGGSFVFSVK
- a CDS encoding copper oxidase, which gives rise to MDRRRLLTSSLGAVAGGALFGLPATASAATRTTVSHDDGTIFAPGRPGRDYTPVITPNGSTLPFKIVDGVKVFHLIAAPVEHEFAPGLQAQCWGFNGSTPGPTIEAVEGDRVRIYVTNALPAATSVHWHGIILPSGMDGVSGLSQAPIPPQSTFRYEFTLRQHGTYMYHSHRDEMTQQALGMMGMFIIHPRVAPTRRPDRDFVLLSGEWKVLPGARRPDPNEMLEFNVLTFNGKAYPGTAPLMVERNEFVRIRLGNLSAMSHHSIHIHGHTWTLVATDGGDIPQSARWPEVTQLVPVGSTRTMEFVADNPGDWSLHCHMSHHTMTQMGHNGISMLGADAEMIDKAVQPVIPSYMTMGHDGMGDMAEMGMPVPKNSTPMMGAPGPHGYIDMGGMFTVMKVRERVRPGDETSWWQAPEGTQAREATPQELQRDRITLPEFKAKPAGHAHHHPPGDES
- a CDS encoding sirohydrochlorin chelatase codes for the protein MTSLISRIPLRSVRRACAIVALLLPLPAAAQSIGTIVVAHGGDSLWNATVRHSVAGAQTGGPVEISFLMGPEAPRARFQDAVARLEAQGVTRIVVVPLLVSSHSGHYDQIRYLAGDSVQLDDQMTHHLHMSGIERPTSKVPLHMAKALDASPEVARILTDRALLLSKTPNTDALFIVGHGPNSAEDYAAWMDNLRPVADSVKAWTGFRDVRVDMVRDDAPAPVRAEAVRRVRELIELQHLATGRNVIVVPVLVSKGSVSRDKVPNDIRGTPSIYAGEPLAPHPALARWVERRVRESVGEARVTHVRLP
- a CDS encoding BlaI/MecI/CopY family transcriptional regulator; translated protein: MSARKAPLPKMGDAVRLSAEGVAKVLGDLEARLLTVVWQLDMPATARTVHEMIIDEHEVALLTVVTVLNKLVEKRILTRRKIGGLLHYAAAISAADFHDVASRRMVEGVIDFAPERLAACFVDVLAERDPAQLDHLAALVEEARRRRG
- a CDS encoding nuclear transport factor 2 family protein; translated protein: MTMRLATLMLGAVAFGSMTVSSSASAQSANRSIQQATAVIRAVFAAAERADLAALDTLYAGDSLTVFESAGINRGWKDYRDHHLGPELKEMTGFKYRPIDITTRVEGNLAWATVSYALQAKEGTRTIDNFGRGTYVLERAGSGDKARWVVRHSHTASRARRPNDPPMPQ
- a CDS encoding M56 family metallopeptidase; amino-acid sequence: MVDQRRPWLRAGTVVGERRYQRLLIIGLASILVLSLVPVIGTHLLGAAERPLSGSDHIGALCLIALHELLSPAHHLLHVLVAAGFVWAIGETAKKALHTRRVLAGLPVRRLAHAEIALATRSGLDAHEVLVIAGLPIPAFTAGPWLRPRVYVAEALMVGEDSLSTEEVVAVLAHEAAHVRRRDPMRFLALRLMARALFWVPALRAIAEDIADEAEIIADDAASAVTGPLTVASALVKLGGWKVPESSLTVVAFLRRDLLDRRVRRLVGEEYRPQGRLSGASVVVAALALTVSTLSGVVDVHDLPNAPGHPSSHQHCEHDGMFAAGHLFCRWGVAGPLVPDGVADCPHARS